From Planctomycetia bacterium, a single genomic window includes:
- a CDS encoding DUF3500 domain-containing protein, translated as FIPKPTRKGLQIREMDQAQRKAALALLRASLSQTGYDKAAKIMELELLLAELEKTRVGGPLRDAERYYFTVFDKPTAAGRWGLSIEGHHLSLSFVVDAGRVVSSTPTVYATNPAIVKASAVPQIKVGTRVLALEETLAFDLLRSLTAEQRKGAIIAEKAPAEIRAAGEPQPPQDAAVGLDAAQLTAEQAKTLRQLLAVYAGNLPEDVAEARLSAIDRAGFEKIKFAWAGADTEGIGHYYRVQGPTFLIEFVNVQPDAAGNPANHIHSIWRDMAGDFAIAVKK; from the coding sequence ACTTCATTCCGAAGCCGACGCGCAAAGGCCTGCAGATTCGTGAGATGGATCAGGCTCAGCGTAAGGCGGCGCTCGCCCTGTTGCGGGCCTCGCTCAGCCAGACCGGTTACGACAAAGCCGCGAAGATCATGGAGCTCGAGCTGCTGCTGGCCGAACTTGAGAAGACCCGCGTCGGTGGTCCGCTGCGCGATGCCGAGCGGTATTACTTCACCGTGTTCGACAAGCCGACGGCCGCCGGTCGTTGGGGGCTCAGCATCGAAGGGCATCACCTGTCGTTGAGCTTCGTGGTCGACGCCGGCCGTGTGGTGAGTTCGACGCCGACCGTGTACGCCACGAACCCGGCGATCGTGAAGGCGAGCGCCGTGCCGCAGATCAAAGTCGGCACGCGCGTGCTGGCCCTCGAAGAGACGCTGGCGTTCGACCTGTTGCGCTCGCTCACCGCCGAGCAGCGGAAGGGAGCGATCATCGCCGAGAAGGCTCCGGCCGAAATTCGCGCCGCCGGCGAACCACAGCCGCCGCAAGACGCGGCCGTCGGTTTGGACGCCGCCCAGTTGACCGCGGAGCAAGCTAAGACGTTGCGCCAGTTGCTCGCCGTCTATGCCGGGAACCTGCCGGAAGACGTGGCCGAGGCGCGGTTGTCGGCGATTGATCGGGCCGGCTTTGAGAAGATCAAGTTCGCCTGGGCCGGCGCCGATACCGAAGGAATCGGCCACTACTATCGCGTGCAGGGCCCGACCTTCTTGATCGAGTTCGTCAACGTCCAGCCCGACGCGGCAGGCAACCCGGCGAATCACATCCACTCGATCTGGCGTGACATGGCCGGCGACTTCGCAATCGCCGTCAAGAAGTAG
- a CDS encoding DUF2177 family protein has translation MTWKLLVIVVPICLLLDLVWLGLIMKDFYARELGDLARRQAGGLAPRWGAALVVYLLIPTGLVIFASPASDATWPSAVGRAALFGLVLYGVYDLTNLAILEKWTLRMTLADIAWGTTLCGVLGAVMRWSAPWWS, from the coding sequence ATGACTTGGAAGTTGCTGGTGATCGTGGTGCCGATTTGTCTGCTGCTCGATCTGGTCTGGCTCGGACTGATCATGAAAGACTTTTACGCGCGCGAACTCGGCGACTTGGCGAGAAGACAGGCCGGGGGCTTGGCACCGCGCTGGGGGGCCGCGCTGGTCGTGTACCTTTTGATCCCGACGGGCCTAGTGATCTTCGCGTCTCCGGCGAGCGATGCGACTTGGCCGAGCGCAGTCGGTCGCGCGGCACTTTTCGGACTGGTTCTGTATGGCGTCTACGACCTGACGAATCTCGCGATCCTCGAAAAGTGGACGCTCCGTATGACACTGGCTGACATCGCTTGGGGGACGACGCTGTGCGGAGTTCTGGGAGCAGTCATGCGCTGGAGCGCCCCATGGTGGTCATGA
- a CDS encoding B12-binding domain-containing protein — translation MDLISPSRAARAFGVSESSLKRWCDDGLIPVVRTAGGHRKLAASDLLQFAREQKRPLAAPDVLGLPALRERSAAGLHRLRPEFTKALLAGDERRALQIVLDLFVADHSPAVICDEVIAGAFREIGERWSCREAEVYQERRGCEIVIRILYELRRLLPASSSSRTALCATLNGDHYLLPPAMAETVLLTAGFHAVSLGHHIPTASLTSAVERIRPEVLCLCVSSVADEHEFVADIDLLAKACERRRTALVVGGRALNESLRTRLNYAAYCDTMRQLETLARVLIGKRPRRTKSAAAGQHR, via the coding sequence ATGGATTTGATCTCCCCCTCACGTGCTGCGCGGGCTTTCGGCGTCAGCGAATCGTCGCTGAAACGGTGGTGCGACGACGGTTTGATTCCGGTCGTGCGGACGGCCGGGGGCCATCGCAAACTTGCTGCGTCCGATTTACTCCAGTTCGCACGGGAGCAGAAACGACCGCTCGCCGCACCGGATGTCTTGGGTTTGCCGGCATTGCGCGAGCGCTCGGCGGCCGGACTACATCGCTTGCGGCCGGAGTTCACGAAGGCCCTGTTGGCCGGCGACGAACGCCGCGCACTTCAGATCGTCCTCGATCTCTTCGTCGCCGATCACTCGCCTGCCGTGATCTGCGATGAAGTGATCGCCGGTGCGTTCCGAGAGATCGGTGAGCGCTGGTCGTGCCGCGAGGCCGAGGTCTACCAGGAGCGGCGTGGTTGCGAGATCGTGATCCGGATCTTGTATGAGTTGCGTCGATTACTGCCGGCTTCGTCGTCGTCGCGAACGGCGCTTTGCGCTACGCTGAACGGTGACCACTATTTGTTGCCGCCCGCGATGGCCGAAACGGTTTTACTCACCGCGGGGTTTCATGCGGTATCGCTCGGCCACCACATTCCGACGGCGTCGTTGACGAGCGCCGTCGAGCGGATTCGGCCCGAGGTGCTCTGTCTCTGCGTTTCGAGCGTCGCCGACGAGCATGAATTCGTGGCGGATATCGACTTGTTGGCGAAGGCTTGCGAACGACGGCGCACGGCGCTCGTCGTCGGCGGACGCGCTCTGAACGAGAGTTTGCGAACACGGCTGAACTACGCGGCGTATTGCGACACGATGCGGCAGCTTGAAACGCTGGCTCGGGTCTTAATCGGCAAGCGACCGCGCCGGACGAAGTCGGCGGCTGCCGGCCAGCATCGTTGA
- a CDS encoding DUF1365 domain-containing protein has product MTFRSCLYEGVVRHRHRTAQSHSFRNRLFMVYLDLAEVAQVFRDRWFWSADGPNIAWFRRADHLGPSDRPLDESVRDLVAERLDRRPSGPIRLLTHLRYFGFVMNPISIYYCYDAEERLDAVVADVTSTPWNERHCYVLDARRTTTDAIEAHARKEMHVSPFLEMNYDYRFRFAEPGDNLTFTVANLRHGYTDIDFDASLDLRRRPLDGRQAAYVLLRYPAMTAQVFFNIYAQALRLWWKRVPFVPHPFRNDVTRSDDDRSDYRLGDSATTTPEARSDLPV; this is encoded by the coding sequence ATGACGTTCCGGAGTTGTCTTTACGAAGGCGTGGTTCGCCATCGGCACCGTACCGCACAGTCGCATTCGTTTCGCAATCGGCTTTTCATGGTTTACCTCGATCTCGCCGAAGTCGCGCAAGTATTTCGCGACCGCTGGTTCTGGTCCGCGGACGGTCCGAACATCGCTTGGTTTCGTCGAGCCGATCACCTAGGCCCATCCGATCGGCCGCTTGATGAATCCGTGCGTGATTTGGTTGCGGAACGTTTAGATCGTCGCCCATCGGGACCGATTCGGTTGCTCACGCACTTACGCTACTTCGGATTCGTCATGAATCCGATCAGCATCTACTACTGCTACGACGCCGAAGAGCGGCTCGATGCGGTGGTCGCCGACGTGACGAGCACGCCGTGGAACGAACGGCACTGCTATGTGCTCGACGCCCGCCGCACGACGACCGACGCGATCGAGGCTCATGCGAGAAAGGAAATGCACGTCTCGCCGTTTCTGGAAATGAACTACGACTATCGGTTTCGATTTGCCGAGCCTGGAGACAACCTGACGTTCACTGTGGCGAACCTGCGGCACGGTTATACGGATATCGACTTCGACGCGAGCTTGGATCTGCGACGCCGCCCTCTCGACGGCCGCCAAGCGGCGTACGTTTTGCTTCGCTATCCGGCGATGACGGCCCAAGTGTTTTTCAACATATACGCACAAGCTCTCCGCCTGTGGTGGAAACGTGTTCCGTTCGTGCCGCACCCATTTCGCAACGATGTGACACGGAGCGATGACGATCGAAGCGACTACCGTCTCGGCGACAGCGCAACAACGACTCCCGAAGCGAGGTCTGATCTTCCCGTATGA
- a CDS encoding FAD-dependent oxidoreductase, producing the protein MRIAVIGSGIAGLTAAHRLHAAHDVTVLEAAGRPGGHAQTVDIETPEGERLALDTAFMVYNDRTYPHFVRLLAELNVTSRPTSMSFSVSDPHSGIEYNGGSLGGLFAQPRNLFRLDFLKMLRDIARFNREGRTYSADSIGAVTLGDFLAARRYGRQFIDHYLLPMGAAIWSCPTGTFAEFSMEFVVAFFRNHGLLDLVDRPTWRVITGGSRTYVEAMVRGFRDRLRLNTPVVSVRRNALDVEVRTAHGSIASFDHIVFACHSDQALRILGSDATVTERELLSAFPYQRNSAVLHTDENLLPRARRARACWNVGLTGDPKAPAVTTYDLNLLQGIRSERTYCVTLNADRRIDPRCVLGTFEYHHPNFTVGSRAAQERHAELIDVNRTSFCGAYWRNGFHEDGVVSAERVVAALIRSHNSPARSTPRIPTMASTEFAP; encoded by the coding sequence GTGAGAATCGCCGTCATCGGGTCGGGAATCGCCGGCCTCACCGCCGCTCACCGCCTCCATGCGGCTCACGACGTGACGGTCCTCGAAGCGGCCGGCCGACCCGGCGGGCATGCTCAGACCGTCGATATCGAGACCCCCGAAGGAGAGCGTCTTGCGCTCGACACGGCGTTTATGGTCTACAATGATCGGACCTATCCTCACTTCGTGCGACTCTTAGCCGAGCTCAACGTCACATCGCGGCCGACCTCGATGAGCTTCAGTGTCAGCGATCCGCACTCGGGTATCGAATACAACGGCGGCTCACTCGGCGGTCTCTTCGCTCAACCGCGAAATCTGTTCCGTCTCGACTTCCTCAAGATGCTGCGCGACATCGCTCGATTCAACCGTGAAGGGCGCACTTATTCGGCCGATTCGATCGGCGCCGTTACTTTGGGTGACTTTCTGGCCGCACGTCGATATGGCCGACAGTTCATCGACCACTACCTCCTGCCGATGGGAGCGGCCATTTGGTCGTGCCCGACGGGGACGTTCGCCGAGTTCTCAATGGAGTTCGTCGTAGCCTTCTTCCGCAACCACGGCCTACTCGACTTGGTCGATCGGCCTACCTGGCGCGTCATCACCGGCGGGTCGCGGACGTATGTCGAGGCAATGGTTCGCGGCTTTCGCGATCGGCTCCGGTTGAACACGCCGGTCGTGTCGGTTCGTCGCAACGCTCTTGACGTCGAGGTTCGGACGGCACACGGCTCCATCGCAAGCTTCGATCATATAGTCTTCGCCTGCCACAGTGATCAAGCTCTTCGCATCCTCGGTTCGGACGCGACAGTGACCGAGCGCGAACTCCTTTCGGCGTTCCCCTATCAGCGCAATTCCGCGGTGCTGCACACCGACGAGAACCTACTTCCCCGCGCACGTCGAGCCCGCGCTTGCTGGAACGTCGGTCTGACCGGCGATCCGAAAGCGCCGGCGGTGACGACCTACGATCTCAACCTCCTGCAAGGGATTCGCTCGGAGCGAACCTACTGCGTCACGCTCAATGCCGACCGACGCATCGACCCAAGATGCGTGCTCGGCACTTTCGAGTATCACCATCCGAATTTCACGGTCGGGAGCCGAGCTGCGCAGGAACGGCACGCCGAATTGATCGATGTGAATCGAACGTCTTTTTGCGGGGCCTATTGGCGCAACGGCTTTCACGAAGACGGAGTCGTCAGCGCCGAGCGTGTGGTTGCGGCCCTCATCCGCTCGCACAACTCCCCGGCCCGGTCAACTCCGCGCATTCCGACGATGGCGTCGACGGAGTTCGCACCATGA